Part of the Camarhynchus parvulus chromosome 11, STF_HiC, whole genome shotgun sequence genome, CCCCGGCCCGATCCCGGCCCAGAacggcccgcccggccccgccgccccccgctcACCTCCGCCGGGCCCAGCCGCCCGCTCGagcgccgcgccgccccgcccccgccgccctaTTGGCTGACTTCCACGCCCGCGACGGCCGCCATTGGGCGAGTCGGAGCTGTTTCCGCTCTCTCATTGGCCAATCGCTCTGTCCGTCTGATCAACGGAACTTGGAGGAACAGGGCGAGAGGCGGGGAGGTACGGCATGCTCTGATTGGTCAAAGCGCCGCAGTGCAAGCCGGCGGATTGGGCAACGAGACCTCTGACGGCATAGGGGGCGGGGCAAGAGCAGGGGAGCGAGTTTTCATTGGCGGAGACGCTGCGTGGCGAAAAGAGCGGGAACACAAGTTCATTCAAACCGGGGCAGGTGGGCGGGGCGTTGCCATGGCGGTGGGGCGGGCCCGGGGTGAGCCCGGCACAACCGGGGGAAACTGGGGAAGTCCGGGGGGAACCGGGGAGAACCGGGGAGAACCCCGAGGTGAGCCAAGCGGAACCAGAAAGGATCTGGCGGGAACCGGGGGGAGCCCAGGGGAAGCCGGAGGTGGCCCCAGGGTAGCCGGGCCCCGGCGCCCCGCGGGCAGGGCCGAGGAGAATGGCGGGATGGGTCCGGGTGGAAGGGAGCGCGGTGAGTCCTGtgctcccacctccctgcccaaGCAGGATTGTCCCAGAGCACTTTCGCAGCATTGCAGAAGATGTTTCTAGAGTATCGCCAGTGAGGGGAACTCCACACCTCCTCTGGGCGATGTTCCAGTGTATGATCACCCATgagtaaagaagttcttcctcatatccgAGTGGAACTTCCCATGTATCATTTTCTGCCCCTTGgctcttgtcctattgctggGCACCCCCCAGCAGAGCCCGGTCCATCCTCTGAAGCCTCTCTTCAAACGGACAGGTGCTGATGGGGTCCCCTCTCAGTCGTCTCTTCTCGAGGCTGAACAGGCTCAACTCCCTCAGTCTTTCTTCATAAAAGAAGCTGAGTTCCATCCCTCGGTtgttccatccctctgctccccctAGGCTTCTTGGCAGCCTCTCTTCAAGTCACCTCTCTCCCCAGGCACGGACCCTTGACCAGGGGAaggtgtcacacacacaaacaagcagcagccctgtgcttgtgtcacacacacaaacaggaGCCCTGTGTTCgtgtcacacacacaaacaaacacaggagcaCTGAGCCCCCAGTCTCTGTCGGGGGGAAGAGGGGCCAGTGGCACCCTGGGCTTGCTGCCTTGGTCACCCGGCCCCCTTTTCCACAGTTAACTTCCTTggttcctgcttttctccaggtCAGCCAGCGAGTCCACAATCTCTGCAAAACACAAGCATGGCATTAACCAACACAGAGGATTTGTGGTGGgcttgtttgggattttttaacaGATGAGAAGACGGCTTTCCCTCGCTGATGAGGATCAGGACATGGAGTCACCCTCTCCTGGGGCCAGCACAGAGGGGCGGGGGTGAGCAGGGGACAGCCTGAGCAGACAGCCCAGCCCAAAGACAAGTAGCTGTGTTTGTGGAAACACCCTTGTGAACAGCTGCAATAAACTgtcctcccagctcagcaccacaCAGTGGTAGGTGTTGGATTAGGGTCATATTAGGGTAATATAACCATCCTGTTTCTTCAATGTGACTTTGTCAACATCTCTAATGATATTTTGGCATTTTCTCTTCAGCCAGGGCtattccctgtgccagggaggtgctggtgggAAATGGAAGCACACAGATGTGACACTCAGTGGTTTCTTGGGCACATTTCCCACATCTCTTGTATGGATCTGGTCCTGTAGGATGGAGTGGATGAAATTGTAGGAAGTTTCTCCCCTTAGACAGATGAACCAAGGGAAGGATATGACCTCTGTGACTTCAAACACACCAGAAACGTTCCTCTATAATCTCCTGATGTTGCTGTTGTATCTCCTGCTGGAGACCAGTTACTTGTCTGATCAGACACAAACCAGCTTCAGAGACAGTGAAAGCTTCCCTGTCATTGAGCAATGCCCAAGACTGCAATTTACTGCTAAAGCCCAAGGTAGGAAATGCTCCTGCAGTGTTGTGGCTGCTCCTCTAGCTTATGGGATCTGCAGGACCTGAGTAGGGATTAACTCACAGACTCCTGCTTCCTGCCCCTGCTTGTCTGATAAAAAAAGCTCCTTTTATGTGacaccaaataaacaaacagccTGGTGATTATTGTCATGGCATGGGTAAATAAATGTCAGTGTGTGAGGTCTGGAGCTGGGGGATTTGTTAGCATAAAAAGGAAGGTCAAGGCAGGATCCCAAAACACAAAGCCAGGCAAATTCATATGGGAAATAAGGGGCAAACTGCCTGCTGAAGCAGCTGATGAGGGATGCAAAGGGCCTGTGCAGCAGGTGTGTGGGACACTCACCCTCGGCAGAAGGGCGCTGGGAAGGGTCAAAGGCCTGGCACTGCTCAATGATTTTCCTCAGATCCTCAGGACAATCTTCCCCAAGAGGGTCCCAGTAATGGTGATTGCAGATTTTCTCCACGATCTCCTCAGGAGTGCAGCCTACACAAGTGCAAACAGGAGTGTCAGgatggagctctgctgccacaggagggtgctggggagggaaccCAGCACACAGCCATGCCAAgagcctgcctgcagcctgtggcagggagaagCCAGCAGGGAAGTGACCCAAACTCCATCTGCAGTGAACCCCACTGTATTTGGCGTGACACTGTTGGGCTTCAGTAGAGCAAGATGTGTTTATGCTTAACTGCCCATGACCATCcaatagaaacaaaaaatatttgcatgtttGCGGTTTAAGCAGGTTGCTTTACTGCAGGCTGTACTTTACTATATTGGAGTTTCAGGAGAAGCTGTTGGGCACACCAGGCACTGCCCCTGGCACCTgcctgggatgctcagggaaggagcagggaggagcatCCAGTGCCAGACGGGAACCACACTGTGCTGCGAGGCTTTTATGCAGGGAACCAGATACTCCTGTCTCACCTTCAAATGGGATTTTGGAGGTTGCAATCTCTGCCAGAACGATCCCAAAGCTGGAAGGAGACAAGCAAGAGTCTCAGTATTCATTCCACCATGCATTCGTCCCTTCTAGTGGAGAGGACTGCTGGGCTATGACAACTGGAAGCATCTGCTGGTGTGTCTGATTAAACCTGGCCTCCTTCCATAGCTCAGCAGCCTCTCTGCCAGACACCTGCCTGCTCACAGGCATCTCCTGGGAGGGACAGACACACCTGTATATTTCACAGGGACTCTTGTAAGGGTAGTTGATGTCTTTCAGGTTCTCTGGAGCGATGTAGGCCAACATAGAGACTTGTTTCCAGTCCTTCTTGGCTTTCCTCTTGATGGATGATTCTGTTTCACACAGCTCAAATCCTGACAGCTGATTGAgagaatgagagagagaaaaggagaagtaGAAACCTGTGGTGCAGCTAGAGACTGCCCCAAGATGGAGAAAACAGAGTGAGATGCCCTGGCAGCAAATGCTGGagtgcagctgtgtgtgctgcccagcacaggtcTCCTCCTGCAAGCAAAACCAGAGTGAGGACAGGTGAATTGCCCCAGCTTCAGCTCATCCCAGGCTGGATGCTTTAGGAGCACTCAATTTGCTGATGATAAGACCAAGATAGGGAGTTTTAAGTGCCTAAAGTCATAGGGGAGATGCCACTACCCCATTTTATCCGGGACCATCACAATTCCCTTCAGTGTTGGTGGAGGGAGACACCCACAAAACCATTTAAAACTCCCAAAAGCATCTCCAGGTGTGGTGCTTACCTTCACACAGTAATCCCCAGCCACCAGGAACTTGCTGCTGCAGATGCAGCCGTGGAGTCGGGACTTCTCCCCTGTCTGGTGCAACCTGCAGATGGATGGAACCAAGGACAACAcatgatgatgaggatgatgatgatgatgaaggaCTGACCCATCCCCACCTTGGTGCTCCCTCCTACATTGGAGGGAATGACTGACATGCAATCAGAGaagccagcagctctctggctgTCTTGGTGGATCAACCCTGCCAGGCCAACCTCTCCAGCaggctggaagagctgctgtgggcaaaGTACAAACCTTGTGGATGAGCAGGACCTGTAAGAGCTGCCATGCTGCAGGGCGCTTCCAAATCTGCCCTGTGGATCTGGGGAAGGGGATTTCTCCCTTCCAGGCCTTTGCAGCCTTGAAGCCAGATGTAGGGGACAGTGCTCAGGGTAGATGGGAGCTACTGCATCCAAATCCACTCCCACCCCTACAGCAGCCACCCATCCCAGGGTCCCAAGGTGGTGTCACTGGGAATCAGTGTCTAACAGGATACCACAGCTTACTCTGAGAGAGCAGGAAGCTGCACTCAGCTTTTGGGTGATCAGGTGAAGTTACTCACTGATTTATAGAGGTGCTCACCTGTAAAGgcctctggcagctcccagggccatCCGACTGCGGATGTCCCAGGAAAGATTCTGCTGCTTGTTCAGCACATCCCGCAGCGTCCCGTGCTTACAGTACTCCATGACAATGGAGAAGCAGGGGCTCCCATCTGCAAGGCAAAACCATCCTGCCTTGTGCCACCTCCTGGGAGGGGACCAGAGCGAGGCACGTGCCACCAGCCAGcactggggatggcaggggaggaaaagggtGGCATTAGTGTGACAGCCCTACCGTTCTCCTCAATGCAGATCCCGTACATGCGAAGGATGTTTGGAGACTCAAACTTCTTCAGGGTCTGAATCTCCTTCTCAAAGATGTCTCTCACCTTGCTGTGGAAATGGACAGTGTGGTGAGATCCCTGGAACAAGGCATGGCACAGTGCCGTGCCACCCTCCTGGGGCCACACTCGTTCCCCCCAGGACAACTCACACtgggtcagtggtcagtggcCTCTTGAAGGTTTTGATGGCAACAGGGTACTTGAGGTACTCGCCCTCGTACAGGTCATAGctctctgtgtcctgcaggtgCCTGTGGAAGGTGAGCTGGTCTCGCTTGATCTCAGTGATGTCTTCTCTTTTACCAACGTTGACCTTCTTCAAGCCTGCTCCCACCATGTGCCAgaagggaacaagggacaggttgggcagggcttggggGGAAAGGACACAGTGCACAGGGTGAGGTGGTGTGACATCGACTTACGCTCCATCTCACGAATGACTTTGTTCAGCTCGCTTTTCATCCAGTCCATCTTGCTCTCCATACACTCCCTGTCGATGTAGATCTCCTCAAGCACATCTTTGGGCTCCTCAGTACCTAGGGAGAGAAACGAGCAGAGATTGGGCCACTGGATGAACAAGCATGactgtgtggtttgtttttttcatggtttAAATGTCCCTTTGGCTCTTCATGGTTGTGGCCATCAGGCCAGAGCTTGGTAACAGCTGGAGAGAGGGGCCAACCACCAGTCACAGGTTAGGAGGGTTTGCTAAATGCACTCACTTGCAATCACCTGGTCCAAGAAAGCTCTGTCATCCCTCAGGTCCTCAGCATCCTGCCTGCGACACGTCTTTGACTGGAAAGCTTCCAGGAAAGCCtgtttctgctctgcctgcagcagcagggagagcccctGGGCAATGTCCTCCAGGCTTTCGTTCACCCAGACAAACTCCTCGCCAGTACTCCGGGCTCGCAGGAACTTCTGGATCCAGCTGGTCTGGCTGTATTTCATCACCAGTTTCTGGGCTtcctccagtgcctggagcagcttttTCATCAGTTCCTCTTCGTGGTGGGAGATGTGCTGTCGTGGCTGAGCCCTGAGGATCCTCACGGGCTCCAGCAGAATCTGGATGCGCTCCACGAGGCGCTGGCACTGGTGCTTGCAGCACTTCACCTGCTCGAATTGGGCATGGATGGCCTGGGCCACAGAGAAGACCCTCTCCACGATGTCCATGCTTGCAGCAAAGGGCTTGGCCACGGGGAATGTGggctggcagtggctgctgcagggaagccTCAGGcgctgctcagagctcagccagATGCAGTTCTTCCACGCCTTCCACCCTAGGGAACAACACCCTGATATGGCACACATCCTCCCACAGCCACTCACAtctccagctgctttgctttccctgctttgcctcccactgcagctgcctgtgcagactggagcaggcacacacagagacatTGGTAGCAGTGGTAGTGGCACATCTTTCTCTGCAGTAGCAAGAGATGTTTTGGCTTGATTTATGTACAttaatttaatgtaaaattaattaaatgtaattaattaattaattaaataaatgtgtgaGTTAAATCCCAGAGAGCTTCcacccagaggagcagggacaccagtGACCCAaggagcatcccctgggcagCATTCCTGGCTCTGGCCCCGCATCCCCCTGGGTTCCTGCCCGCAGAGCCCATATCTTGGGCTGTAAAGATCTATCTTCGTTTCTACTCAAGGTTTCTCTCTGTGGTCACCCATCTAATAAAGGTTTGTACATCTTCAcagccccagcatccccagcttcTCCCCATAGCTCTGTTCTGGCCACCTAAGATTTTAAATGAAGCTCTTTCTGTGCACTCAGCATCCCCACAAGGATGGtgcctgctccccagcccacaTGCAGGCAGCAAGGACAGAAAACCACCCCTGTTGGAAGGAAATTAGCAGCAGCCCCTCTGACACAGCCAACACCGAGAGGGGTGCCAGGTTCTCCTGGCTGGAAACGAGATGGGAACGCACCCAGAATCCAGCTGCAGCCGCTCTCCCGTCCTCTTCAggctctctccagcagagcCTCAAGGAAGGATCTCTTCTGCTCGCCAGGAGAAAGGAAGGTCTGTGACCTGCCCGTGCCTCGCTGACCTCGGCTGCCTCCGCAGGCTGGAGGGGCACGGCGGGACGAGCGCGGCTTTAAAGGGTGTCACAGCGGAAGGGACATTGTGCAAGCCAGCTTCCCAcgccagcacagctcccagttcCCAGAAAGCTGCCCGGGGTATTCCCGAGGGCTGAACGCCCCTGTGCTGGGTTTTGCCTGGTGGAAGAAGGAATTGCCCACAGGAAGTGCAGTGGGAAAAAGGGGATGGGGAAGTTGTGCGTGCCTGGGTTGATGCTTCTGCTATTTTGAGCACCACAACCCgttctgctgggctggcagctgtgggaaggtTTGCCCAGGGCACTGGAACACCCACAGCAAGGGCTTTGTGCCTTGTTGAACTTCCTACATGTGCAGTGGGATCCTCCAgaccctgctcctctccccctccccgagccccaggagcccccagcaccaaaggagctggctgtgggcaccagggctggaagCTGGGCTTGACCTCTGCTGGGACTGCAGGAAGTTTTGCAGGTGGCTTCGTCAGAGGGCCGGGCTAATTTTGGGAAGCTCTGGGGTTCACGTGATGCTATTGCCCAACTTCAGAGAAGTGAGTGGCAGCTTCTGCTTATCCAGAGCCCAAcgtcacacagctctgctgagcataTCCCCTGTAAATCTCCTACCTCACTGTGCCTGATGAGGGGAGCCAGGAATGGTGGCTCCAAGGGCCATCAGCACCTTGAAAGGGACACACGAAGGGTGGGAGAACAAAAttgtgagcagccctgggggatACATTTCCCAGACCCTTTttagaaagttttatttttcaaaatatacaGTTTATTTACAATTGTAGTGTCTACAGTTTTacatataaatttatttcaaaccTTTAAATATCTGCAGTAaacattagggaaaaaataataaaaaataaaatcacaggatCAGCAAAAAAGGCATCTCATAGTAATTCTTTTCATTGGAGTTTGAGTTTCAAGTAGCCAATGTCTATGAAAACCATGAACTTGATAAATCTGGCAGAGAGATATGGGTTAGAAAAAGGCACAATCCAGAGCTGTGGGACCTGCCCCAAAAGGGCTGCAGGCCAAGAAAACCCTGTGCTGAGATGGGCTGGGAGAAGGACCTAGGACAGGGAATCCCCTCGGCATGAGTTAGGCAATAGAGGCAACTGCAGCGTGTTGGGTGCCCCGGGGAGAGGGCAGCCCAGGAGAGACAGGGCTCTGGCAAGGTGCCAGGGCGGAGGAGGGAGGGTGGCATCAGGCACTTCATCTTTCAGGCAGCAGATCTGCCCGTGCATCCATAGCCTGGAGCGGGAGGGCAGCGAGGTAGGGGCAGGAGTGCACCAGGGAACCCCACAGCCTCTTCCTCCCCTGTCCTCACCATCCTCAGCCCCCCGTCCCCTTGCTAGTGCCACAGCTGGACCACAGCACTCCGCAGGGATGCTCCACTTTGGAGtcactgctgtggcacagcccccaggaagggggcaggggagggacaccagccccagtgcaggggcacagagccagcagctgagcactgggctggggctgtcagTCCTCTTTCTTGAAGGTCTCCTCAGGGATGAGTGTCTGGAAAGGATAATCCCAGAAGCGTGTGCTGATGCCAAAACCTGTGGGCAGGGAAGAGAGAGTTCAGCCCACAGCACCGTCACTGAGGTGTTGCAAGGGCTCTGTGTTAACTGGTGAGGGAGGAGTGCCCACattttgggaagggaggaaggcaaAGTGAAGAcgaggaggaagagcagagggagcaggagctggctgggccATGCCAACAAGCCCCATGGATGACAGCTTATCTGGATGGGGCGTTTTCTCCTAGGAAACCGGGCAAAGGGCAGGTTGAGCAAGCACTGGGCTAGGGAAAGTGTGGGGCGGATCTGGGGAAGCCCAGGGCCTCACCCTCCACCTGTCAACACCTCCCAGCAGGAAGAgatgctgccctgggcagggataGGCACCCACATGCCAGCACCATGGGAGTCTGGCATTCCAGGCAGCACTGATGCCCACCAGTGAGACAGGTGCTGCCTTCACCCTTGCTATGGCTCCCCATCCTCAATCTGGGAGCCAGGAAATATTCTCCCTGGGCTACAGCACCTCACatgctgcttccccagcagcacagtgcttgGCTTtcctcatcccaaatcccaaatattttggAGCAATCAGCTGCACACACGCAGCTAGGCTGGATCTTGGACATCCCTTTCCCCTGCCAGCGTGCACGGGGAGCGTGGCACTACCTGATTTTTGGTGTTCAAAGTGGTGCTTGACGTGGTAAGCCTTGAGGCCGTACA contains:
- the MLKL gene encoding mixed lineage kinase domain-like protein; this translates as MDIVERVFSVAQAIHAQFEQVKCCKHQCQRLVERIQILLEPVRILRAQPRQHISHHEEELMKKLLQALEEAQKLVMKYSQTSWIQKFLRARSTGEEFVWVNESLEDIAQGLSLLLQAEQKQAFLEAFQSKTCRRQDAEDLRDDRAFLDQVIASTEEPKDVLEEIYIDRECMESKMDWMKSELNKVIREMERLKKVNVGKREDITEIKRDQLTFHRHLQDTESYDLYEGEYLKYPVAIKTFKRPLTTDPVKVRDIFEKEIQTLKKFESPNILRMYGICIEENDGSPCFSIVMEYCKHGTLRDVLNKQQNLSWDIRSRMALGAARGLYRLHQTGEKSRLHGCICSSKFLVAGDYCVKLSGFELCETESSIKRKAKKDWKQVSMLAYIAPENLKDINYPYKSPCEIYSFGIVLAEIATSKIPFEGCTPEEIVEKICNHHYWDPLGEDCPEDLRKIIEQCQAFDPSQRPSAEEIVDSLADLEKSRNQGS